The following proteins come from a genomic window of Salvia hispanica cultivar TCC Black 2014 chromosome 4, UniMelb_Shisp_WGS_1.0, whole genome shotgun sequence:
- the LOC125222264 gene encoding serine/threonine-protein kinase AFC2 isoform X1: protein METERVTELTMDRRPRKRPRLGWDVLPQGPQAQLGLFPGQEIGNVTSYAPSRAIWDQSSSLFVKGLAQNGSPPLREDDKDGHYMFAIGDNLTSRYKIHSKMGEGTFGQVLECWDREKKEMVAVKIVRGIKKYREAAMIEIDVLQQLGRQDKGGNRCVQIRNWFDYRNHICIVFEKLGPSLYDFLRKNNYRSFPIDLVREIGRQLLDCVAFMHDLHLIHTDLKPENILLVSPDYIKVPDYKGLSRSSPKDSSYYKRIPKSSAIKVIDFGSTTYDRQDQSYIVSTRHYRAPEVILGLGWSYPCDVWSVGCILVELCSGEALFQTHENLEHLAMMERVLGPLPQHMLKKADRHAEKYVRRGRLDWPEGAASRDSIKSVLKLPRLQNLIMQHVDHSAGDLINLLQGLLKYEPSERLSAEEALRHPFFTRDHLRRY from the exons aTGGAAACGGAACGCGTGACTGAACTGACCATGGATCGCCGACCGAGAAAGAGGCCTCGTTTGGGCTGGGATGTTCTTCCTCAAGGTCCTCAG GCTCAGCTAGGCTTATTTCCTGGACAAGAGATTGGAAACGTGACGAGCTATGCACCTTCAAGAGCCATCTGGGACCAATCTAGTTCTCTGTTTGTTAAGGGCTTGGCTCAAAATGGTTCTCCCCCGTTGCGAGAAGATGACAAAGATGGGCATTATATGTTTGCTATTGGAGATAATCTAACTTCTCGCT ATAAGATTCACAGCAAGATGGGTGAAG GTACCTTTGGCCAGGTTTTGGAATGCTGGGATagggaaaaaaaggaaatggtaGCCGTTAAAATTGTTCGTGGAATTAAGAAGTACCGTGAAGCAGCAATGATTGAGATTGATGTGCTCCAACAACTTGGTAGACAGGACAAAGGTGGCAACCG TTGTGTTCAAATACGGAACTGGTTTGACTATCGTAACCATATCTGTATT GTCTTTGAGAAGCTTGGACCAAGCTTATACGATTTCCTACGCAAAAACAATTATCGCTCATTTCCCATTGATCTTGTCCGTGAGATTGGAAGACAACTGTTGGATTGTGTAGCAT TTATGCATGATTTGCACCTCATCCACACGGACCTGAAGCCTGAAAATATTCTTCTAGTCTCACCAGATTACATAAAGGTTCCTGATTACAAG GGTCTTTCAAGGTCATCACCCAAGGATAGTTCATATTACAAGAGAATTCCAAAGTCTAGTGCTATCAAGGTAATAGATTTTGGTAGCACTACATATGACAGGCAGGACCAGTCATACATTGTTTCTACTCGACATTACCGAGCTCCTGAGGTTATCCTAG GTTTGGGATGGTCTTACCCTTGTGATGTATGGAGTGTAGGCTGTATCCTGGTTGAGCTCTGCTCG GGTGAAGCATTGTTCCAAACCCATGAAAACTTGGAGCACCTTGCAATGATGGAAAGAGTTCTTGGACCACTGCCCCAGCATATGCTAAAGAAAGCAGA CCGACATGCTGAGAAGTATGTTAGGAGGGGTAGGTTAGATTGGCCAGAGGGAGCAGCATCCAGAGATAGTATCAAATCCGTATTGAAGTTGCCTAGGCTTCAGAATTTGATCATGCAACATGTAGATCACTCAGCTGGAGATCTAATTAATCTATTACAAGGGCTATTGAAGTATGAACCCTCTGAAAGATTGTCAGCCGAGGAGGCCCTACGGCACCCTTTCTTTACAAGGGACCATCTGAGGAGATACTAA
- the LOC125222264 gene encoding serine/threonine-protein kinase AFC2 isoform X2 has protein sequence MGEGTFGQVLECWDREKKEMVAVKIVRGIKKYREAAMIEIDVLQQLGRQDKGGNRCVQIRNWFDYRNHICIVFEKLGPSLYDFLRKNNYRSFPIDLVREIGRQLLDCVAFMHDLHLIHTDLKPENILLVSPDYIKVPDYKGLSRSSPKDSSYYKRIPKSSAIKVIDFGSTTYDRQDQSYIVSTRHYRAPEVILGLGWSYPCDVWSVGCILVELCSGEALFQTHENLEHLAMMERVLGPLPQHMLKKADRHAEKYVRRGRLDWPEGAASRDSIKSVLKLPRLQNLIMQHVDHSAGDLINLLQGLLKYEPSERLSAEEALRHPFFTRDHLRRY, from the exons ATGGGTGAAG GTACCTTTGGCCAGGTTTTGGAATGCTGGGATagggaaaaaaaggaaatggtaGCCGTTAAAATTGTTCGTGGAATTAAGAAGTACCGTGAAGCAGCAATGATTGAGATTGATGTGCTCCAACAACTTGGTAGACAGGACAAAGGTGGCAACCG TTGTGTTCAAATACGGAACTGGTTTGACTATCGTAACCATATCTGTATT GTCTTTGAGAAGCTTGGACCAAGCTTATACGATTTCCTACGCAAAAACAATTATCGCTCATTTCCCATTGATCTTGTCCGTGAGATTGGAAGACAACTGTTGGATTGTGTAGCAT TTATGCATGATTTGCACCTCATCCACACGGACCTGAAGCCTGAAAATATTCTTCTAGTCTCACCAGATTACATAAAGGTTCCTGATTACAAG GGTCTTTCAAGGTCATCACCCAAGGATAGTTCATATTACAAGAGAATTCCAAAGTCTAGTGCTATCAAGGTAATAGATTTTGGTAGCACTACATATGACAGGCAGGACCAGTCATACATTGTTTCTACTCGACATTACCGAGCTCCTGAGGTTATCCTAG GTTTGGGATGGTCTTACCCTTGTGATGTATGGAGTGTAGGCTGTATCCTGGTTGAGCTCTGCTCG GGTGAAGCATTGTTCCAAACCCATGAAAACTTGGAGCACCTTGCAATGATGGAAAGAGTTCTTGGACCACTGCCCCAGCATATGCTAAAGAAAGCAGA CCGACATGCTGAGAAGTATGTTAGGAGGGGTAGGTTAGATTGGCCAGAGGGAGCAGCATCCAGAGATAGTATCAAATCCGTATTGAAGTTGCCTAGGCTTCAGAATTTGATCATGCAACATGTAGATCACTCAGCTGGAGATCTAATTAATCTATTACAAGGGCTATTGAAGTATGAACCCTCTGAAAGATTGTCAGCCGAGGAGGCCCTACGGCACCCTTTCTTTACAAGGGACCATCTGAGGAGATACTAA
- the LOC125222264 gene encoding serine/threonine-protein kinase AFC2 isoform X3 codes for MCSNNLVDRTKVATVMHDLHLIHTDLKPENILLVSPDYIKVPDYKGLSRSSPKDSSYYKRIPKSSAIKVIDFGSTTYDRQDQSYIVSTRHYRAPEVILGLGWSYPCDVWSVGCILVELCSGEALFQTHENLEHLAMMERVLGPLPQHMLKKADRHAEKYVRRGRLDWPEGAASRDSIKSVLKLPRLQNLIMQHVDHSAGDLINLLQGLLKYEPSERLSAEEALRHPFFTRDHLRRY; via the exons ATGTGCTCCAACAACTTGGTAGACAGGACAAAGGTGGCAACCG TTATGCATGATTTGCACCTCATCCACACGGACCTGAAGCCTGAAAATATTCTTCTAGTCTCACCAGATTACATAAAGGTTCCTGATTACAAG GGTCTTTCAAGGTCATCACCCAAGGATAGTTCATATTACAAGAGAATTCCAAAGTCTAGTGCTATCAAGGTAATAGATTTTGGTAGCACTACATATGACAGGCAGGACCAGTCATACATTGTTTCTACTCGACATTACCGAGCTCCTGAGGTTATCCTAG GTTTGGGATGGTCTTACCCTTGTGATGTATGGAGTGTAGGCTGTATCCTGGTTGAGCTCTGCTCG GGTGAAGCATTGTTCCAAACCCATGAAAACTTGGAGCACCTTGCAATGATGGAAAGAGTTCTTGGACCACTGCCCCAGCATATGCTAAAGAAAGCAGA CCGACATGCTGAGAAGTATGTTAGGAGGGGTAGGTTAGATTGGCCAGAGGGAGCAGCATCCAGAGATAGTATCAAATCCGTATTGAAGTTGCCTAGGCTTCAGAATTTGATCATGCAACATGTAGATCACTCAGCTGGAGATCTAATTAATCTATTACAAGGGCTATTGAAGTATGAACCCTCTGAAAGATTGTCAGCCGAGGAGGCCCTACGGCACCCTTTCTTTACAAGGGACCATCTGAGGAGATACTAA